One genomic region from Macrobrachium rosenbergii isolate ZJJX-2024 chromosome 1, ASM4041242v1, whole genome shotgun sequence encodes:
- the LOC136826308 gene encoding STAM-binding protein-like isoform X3, with amino-acid sequence MVRMANVYADEGCLESAFILYMKFMTLFLEKIRSHPEFSGHSSIDKTNNTKKLKEILPKAENLKTLLREKYQQEYNVIVKEQKRLEEELKAKQLEQQRQAQEEERRRQLLEEENQRRKEIRDEEKRIKDLQSFHHNHPKNAWSDAPPDIPAVDRSNKPTSLLSATVGVKSGGLREVVVPVELMSKFMNLAQANTLRNIETCGVLAGRLAQNKLVLTHLLVPKQCGTSDSCTTQQEEELFDYQDKLDLITIGWIHTHPTQTAFLSSVDLHTHCSYQLMMPEAVAIVCAPKYDETGYFTLTHNHGLAFIANCQQSGFHPHPKEPPLFQKADHVTLDHTLPINVIDLRDS; translated from the exons ATGGTTCGCATGGCAAACGTTTATGCCGATGAAGGCTGCCTTGAGAGTGCTTTCATCCTGTATATGAAGTTCATGAC GCTGTTTTTGGAGAAAATTCGAAGCCATCCTGAATTCTCAGGACACTCATCCattgataaaactaataatacaAAGAAACTGAAG gAGATTCTACCAAAAGCTGAGAATTTGAAGACTCTGTTAAGGGAAAAATATCAGCAAGAATACAATGTTATTGTGAAAGAGCAG AAACGACTTGAAGAGGAACTAAAAGCCAAACAGTTAGAACAGCAGCGTCAGGctcaggaggaggagaggaggcggCAGCTGTTAGAAGAAGAGAACCAGAGGCGAAAAGAAATAAGGgatgaagagaagagaataaaagattTGCAGTCCTTTCACCACAATCATCCAAAGAATGCGTGGTCAGATGCCCCACCTGA CATTCCAGCAGTGGATCGCAGTAACAAACCAACATCCTTATTAAGCGCTACAGTTGGTGTGAAGAGTGGAGGATTACGGGAGGTGGTGGTTCCAGTCGAGTTAATGTCCAAGTTTATGAATTTAGCACAAGCAAATACGTTGCGAAACATTGAAACCTGTGGTGTCTTAGCTGGCAGACTG GCTCAGAATAAGTTGGTTTTGACACACCTCTTGGTACCCAAACAGTGTGGTACCTCAGATTCTTGTACTACGCAGCAAGAGGAGGAGTTGTTTGATTATCAAGATAAATTAGATCTTATAACAATTGGGTGGATACAT ACTCACCCAACACAAACAGCATTTTTATCAAGCGTGGATCTGCATACTCACTGCTCCTACCAACTCATGATGCCAGAAGCAGTGGCCATTGTCTGTGCACCCAAGTATGATGAAACAGGATACTTCACCCTCACCCACAACCACGGATTAGCATTTATAGCCAATTGTCAACAGAGTGGATTTCATCCTCACCCAAAAGAACCCCCTCTATTTCAG aaagCAGATCACGTGACGTTAGATCACACTCTCCCCATTAATGTAATTGACCTGCGTGACTCTTAA
- the LOC136826308 gene encoding STAM-binding protein-like isoform X1: MVRMANVYADEGCLESAFILYMKFMTLFLEKIRSHPEFSGHSSIDKTNNTKKLKEILPKAENLKTLLREKYQQEYNVIVKEQKRLEEELKAKQLEQQRQAQEEERRRQLLEEENQRRKEIRDEEKRIKDLQSFHHNHPKNAWSDAPPDYNSLGSLIYPTSALTISDGSPTNRPSAPLDDFSSPTTSPSSPSSNIQSLPSIPSRELKPMHPGIPAVDRSNKPTSLLSATVGVKSGGLREVVVPVELMSKFMNLAQANTLRNIETCGVLAGRLAQNKLVLTHLLVPKQCGTSDSCTTQQEEELFDYQDKLDLITIGWIHTHPTQTAFLSSVDLHTHCSYQLMMPEAVAIVCAPKYDETGYFTLTHNHGLAFIANCQQSGFHPHPKEPPLFQKADHVTLDHTLPINVIDLRDS, translated from the exons ATGGTTCGCATGGCAAACGTTTATGCCGATGAAGGCTGCCTTGAGAGTGCTTTCATCCTGTATATGAAGTTCATGAC GCTGTTTTTGGAGAAAATTCGAAGCCATCCTGAATTCTCAGGACACTCATCCattgataaaactaataatacaAAGAAACTGAAG gAGATTCTACCAAAAGCTGAGAATTTGAAGACTCTGTTAAGGGAAAAATATCAGCAAGAATACAATGTTATTGTGAAAGAGCAG AAACGACTTGAAGAGGAACTAAAAGCCAAACAGTTAGAACAGCAGCGTCAGGctcaggaggaggagaggaggcggCAGCTGTTAGAAGAAGAGAACCAGAGGCGAAAAGAAATAAGGgatgaagagaagagaataaaagattTGCAGTCCTTTCACCACAATCATCCAAAGAATGCGTGGTCAGATGCCCCACCTGA TTACAATTCACTGGGTAGTTTGATCTATCCAACCTCTGCACTGACCATTAGTGATGGAAGTCCTACAAACAGGCCTAGTGCTCCTTTAGATGACTTCAGTTCACCCACCACCTCACCTTCAAGTCCATCAAGCAATATTCAATCCTTACCATCCATACCATCGAGGGAATTGAAACCTATGCATCCCGG CATTCCAGCAGTGGATCGCAGTAACAAACCAACATCCTTATTAAGCGCTACAGTTGGTGTGAAGAGTGGAGGATTACGGGAGGTGGTGGTTCCAGTCGAGTTAATGTCCAAGTTTATGAATTTAGCACAAGCAAATACGTTGCGAAACATTGAAACCTGTGGTGTCTTAGCTGGCAGACTG GCTCAGAATAAGTTGGTTTTGACACACCTCTTGGTACCCAAACAGTGTGGTACCTCAGATTCTTGTACTACGCAGCAAGAGGAGGAGTTGTTTGATTATCAAGATAAATTAGATCTTATAACAATTGGGTGGATACAT ACTCACCCAACACAAACAGCATTTTTATCAAGCGTGGATCTGCATACTCACTGCTCCTACCAACTCATGATGCCAGAAGCAGTGGCCATTGTCTGTGCACCCAAGTATGATGAAACAGGATACTTCACCCTCACCCACAACCACGGATTAGCATTTATAGCCAATTGTCAACAGAGTGGATTTCATCCTCACCCAAAAGAACCCCCTCTATTTCAG aaagCAGATCACGTGACGTTAGATCACACTCTCCCCATTAATGTAATTGACCTGCGTGACTCTTAA
- the LOC136826308 gene encoding STAM-binding protein-like isoform X2, with translation MVRMANVYADEGCLESAFILYMKFMTLFLEKIRSHPEFSGHSSIDKTNNTKKLKEILPKAENLKTLLREKYQQEYNVIVKEQKRLEEELKAKQLEQQRQAQEEERRRQLLEEENQRRKEIRDEEKRIKDLQSFHHNHPKNAWSDAPPDYNSLGSLIYPTSALTISDGSPTNRPSAPLDDFSSPTTSPSSPSSNIQSLPSIPSRELKPMHPGIPAVDRSNKPTSLLSATVGVKSGGLREVVVPVELMSKFMNLAQANTLRNIETCGVLAGRLTHPTQTAFLSSVDLHTHCSYQLMMPEAVAIVCAPKYDETGYFTLTHNHGLAFIANCQQSGFHPHPKEPPLFQKADHVTLDHTLPINVIDLRDS, from the exons ATGGTTCGCATGGCAAACGTTTATGCCGATGAAGGCTGCCTTGAGAGTGCTTTCATCCTGTATATGAAGTTCATGAC GCTGTTTTTGGAGAAAATTCGAAGCCATCCTGAATTCTCAGGACACTCATCCattgataaaactaataatacaAAGAAACTGAAG gAGATTCTACCAAAAGCTGAGAATTTGAAGACTCTGTTAAGGGAAAAATATCAGCAAGAATACAATGTTATTGTGAAAGAGCAG AAACGACTTGAAGAGGAACTAAAAGCCAAACAGTTAGAACAGCAGCGTCAGGctcaggaggaggagaggaggcggCAGCTGTTAGAAGAAGAGAACCAGAGGCGAAAAGAAATAAGGgatgaagagaagagaataaaagattTGCAGTCCTTTCACCACAATCATCCAAAGAATGCGTGGTCAGATGCCCCACCTGA TTACAATTCACTGGGTAGTTTGATCTATCCAACCTCTGCACTGACCATTAGTGATGGAAGTCCTACAAACAGGCCTAGTGCTCCTTTAGATGACTTCAGTTCACCCACCACCTCACCTTCAAGTCCATCAAGCAATATTCAATCCTTACCATCCATACCATCGAGGGAATTGAAACCTATGCATCCCGG CATTCCAGCAGTGGATCGCAGTAACAAACCAACATCCTTATTAAGCGCTACAGTTGGTGTGAAGAGTGGAGGATTACGGGAGGTGGTGGTTCCAGTCGAGTTAATGTCCAAGTTTATGAATTTAGCACAAGCAAATACGTTGCGAAACATTGAAACCTGTGGTGTCTTAGCTGGCAGACTG ACTCACCCAACACAAACAGCATTTTTATCAAGCGTGGATCTGCATACTCACTGCTCCTACCAACTCATGATGCCAGAAGCAGTGGCCATTGTCTGTGCACCCAAGTATGATGAAACAGGATACTTCACCCTCACCCACAACCACGGATTAGCATTTATAGCCAATTGTCAACAGAGTGGATTTCATCCTCACCCAAAAGAACCCCCTCTATTTCAG aaagCAGATCACGTGACGTTAGATCACACTCTCCCCATTAATGTAATTGACCTGCGTGACTCTTAA